The Daucus carota subsp. sativus chromosome 9, DH1 v3.0, whole genome shotgun sequence genome window below encodes:
- the LOC135149543 gene encoding uncharacterized protein LOC135149543 produces the protein MQPPESRDEIPRQTVMNQIHLLPAGDPDNPVPPFTQEIMGARISRKFKLPTIKAYDGTGDPANHVRTFMNALLLQPVTEAIKCRAFPQTLSGMAQHWYSRLPPNSISCFADLSRAFIGQFVGSKTHAKSSASLMNLHQGKNETLREYMNRFTKEALKVPDLDQKVAMIALQQGTTDDNFRRSLAKRAPDNMNDLQERAGKYIKAEESLRKSQNNQGPNTNFKKRGNDTEYNAENKYSRKEDEEKSPAKKKMGPRFTEYARLNAPRSQILLEIEKDESVRWPKPIRTDPEKRNKDLYCRFHKDTGHKTDDCRQLKDEIEFLIRRGKLSKFTKDGDKNHRDSDNRGRDNDDKRTQPRGPVINVISGGPTAAGTSSNSRKAYAREVMNIVGEPPKRAKIDYALAFDNVDLEKVKFPHDDPLVITPVIGNSSVKRVLVDNGASVDILFYDAYEKMGYSDTQLTPSDMPIYGFNNVETKIEGMIQLPVTMEEPEKVTYVGALLQEDLKQEFVRFLRNNRDVFAWTAADMPGWRSDMMIGWMSGVKIVLLEIVEVEVDEPLAFDMVEEEH, from the exons ATGCAACCCCCAGAATCTAGGGATGAAATCCCTCGTCAAACcgtgatgaatcaaattcacttgttaccagcaggcgatcctgataatccggttcccccttttacgcaagaaatcatgggtgcaaggatttcccgaaaattcaagctcccaaccatcAAAGCTTATGATGGtacgggtgatcccgctaatcatgttcgAACCTTCATGAACGCTCTGCTACTCCAGCCCGTCACCGAAGCAATCAAGTGTCGCGCTTTTCCTCAAACCTTAAGTGGAATGGCtcaacactggtatagtcgTCTCCCCCCCAATTCTATCTCCTGTTTCGCTGACTTGAGCAGGGCCTTCATAGggcaatttgttggaagcaaaacacaTGCCAAGAGCTCCGCCTCACTGatgaatttgcatcaaggtAAGAATGAAACACTGCGggagtatatgaatcgttttaccaaagaagccttgaaggtcccagaccttgatcagaaggtagccatgattgccctccaacaaggcaccactgatgacaattttcgccggtccctagccaagagggctccAGACAATATGAATGATTTACAAGAAAGAGCCGGGAAGTAtataaaggcggaggaaagtttgagaaaatcccagaacaatcagggaccgaataccaacttcaagaagcgtgggaatgatacggagtataatgctgagaataagtactcccggaaggaagatgaggaaaaatcgcctgctaaaaagaagATGGGACCGAGGTTTACTGAGTATGCCAGGCTTAacgccccgaggagtcaaatcctgttggAGATTGAGAAGGACGAAAGTgttagatggccgaagcctataaggaccgatccggagaaacgtaacaaggatttatattgtcgattccacaaagacacaggacataagaccgatgattgccggcagttgaaggatgagattgagttcttgatccgaagaggcaagttATCCAAATTTACCAAGGATGGAGACAAGAATCATCGAGACAGTGATAAccgtggaagagacaacgatgacaaaagaactcagcctcgagggcctgttaTTAATGTAATCTCCGGAGGACCTACGGCTGCAGGCACTTCAAGCAATTCAAGAAAGGCTTATGCAAGGGAAGTGATGAATATAGTTGGAGAACCTCCGAAGCGGGCAAAGATCGATTATGCTCTAGCATTCGACAATGTCGACCTTGAAAAAGTAAAATTTCCTCATGACGATCCTTTAGTAATTACCCCAGTGATTGGAAATTCATCCGTAAAGAGAGtgcttgttgataatggagcttcggtggatatcttgttctatGATGCTTATGAAAAGATGGGGTATTCTGATACTCAGTTAACACCCTCAGacatgcctatatatggcttcaacaatgtggaaaccaaaattgaaggcatgatccaacttccggtaactatgg AAGAACCTGAAAAGGTCACTTATGTCGGAGCATTACTCCAGGAAGATTTGAAACAAGAGTTTGTGAGGTTCTTAaggaacaaccgtgatgttttcGCTTGGACAGCGGCTGATATGCCAG GATGgaggagtgatatgatgattggttggatgagtggtgtgaagattgtgcttcttgagattgttgaggttgaggtggatgaGCCACTTGCATTTGATatggttgaagaggagcattga